The Candidatus Cloacimonadota bacterium genome window below encodes:
- a CDS encoding epoxyqueuosine reductase QueH, translated as MNVTKLLIHTCCAPCLIAPLTKLKERGYQPAAFWYNPNIHPLYEYQKRRNTLREYAAKEGFELIEQDDYGLLDFLQNTLDKIDDRCEYCYRIRLEATAKTASEKGFTAFSTTLLYSRYQNHERIIAICEELANQYNIQFFYEDWRKLWQEGIRLSKEAGMYRQQYCGCIFSEEERYREQIRRNRS; from the coding sequence ATAAACGTGACTAAGCTACTAATCCACACTTGCTGCGCCCCTTGCTTGATTGCCCCGCTTACTAAGCTCAAGGAACGAGGATATCAGCCGGCTGCTTTTTGGTATAATCCCAATATCCACCCCCTTTATGAATATCAAAAACGGCGCAATACGTTGAGAGAATATGCCGCCAAAGAAGGTTTCGAGCTTATTGAGCAAGACGATTACGGGCTGCTTGATTTTTTACAAAATACTTTAGATAAGATTGATGACCGTTGTGAATATTGCTACAGAATCCGCTTGGAAGCTACGGCAAAAACGGCATCAGAAAAAGGCTTTACAGCTTTTAGCACCACCCTGCTGTATAGCCGCTATCAAAACCATGAGCGCATCATTGCAATATGCGAAGAACTGGCGAACCAATACAATATTCAGTTCTTCTATGAAGATTGGCGTAAACTGTGGCAGGAAGGAATCCGGCTCTCTAAGGAAGCAGGAATGTATCGTCAACAGTATTGTGGCTGCATTTTTAGCGAAGAGGAACGTTACCGTGAGCAAATACGACGAAATAGATCTTAG